In one Rhodococcus sp. KBS0724 genomic region, the following are encoded:
- a CDS encoding GntR family transcriptional regulator: MVNSSVATATRKPRDLGRQSASELLATELKNEILDGSLRPGQSLREVDLCEQFSVARNTVREALRLLTRDGLATHEVHHSVTVRVFSPSEVRDIFQIRALIEESVARRAGALTAEQIERLEGVLSDSEHAFQRGDSKSGTNGNLAFHRELVSLIGNRRIDSTFMQLLTETRLIHASMEERAGGHWIERNRELLGNLVAGQDDAFRANLAEYIDVALKEATESLPLP, encoded by the coding sequence GTGGTTAATTCTTCCGTTGCTACGGCGACACGTAAGCCGCGGGATCTTGGACGGCAATCGGCATCCGAACTTCTGGCGACAGAACTGAAAAACGAGATCCTCGACGGCAGCCTGCGTCCAGGACAGTCACTACGCGAGGTCGACCTGTGCGAACAGTTCAGCGTCGCACGAAACACCGTCCGAGAAGCCTTGCGGCTACTCACCAGAGACGGCCTCGCCACCCACGAAGTGCACCACAGTGTGACCGTACGGGTTTTCTCACCGTCCGAGGTACGCGACATCTTCCAGATCAGAGCCCTGATCGAAGAATCGGTCGCCCGCCGCGCCGGGGCACTGACCGCCGAGCAGATCGAACGGTTGGAAGGCGTACTCAGCGACAGCGAGCACGCCTTCCAACGCGGCGACAGCAAATCAGGTACCAACGGCAACCTCGCATTCCACCGCGAACTGGTCTCGCTGATCGGAAATCGCCGAATCGACAGCACATTCATGCAATTGCTGACCGAAACCCGACTCATCCACGCCAGCATGGAAGAACGCGCCGGCGGCCACTGGATCGAACGCAACCGCGAACTGCTCGGCAATCTCGTGGCCGGCCAAGACGATGCCTTCCGCGCCAACCTCGCCGAGTACATCGACGTCGCGCTGAAGGAAGCCACCGAATCGTTACCCCTCCCGTAA
- a CDS encoding acyl-CoA dehydrogenase family protein produces the protein MNAIYGPEHEDFRNTVRSFFEREVKPHHDQWEKDGVVSRDLWTKAGEYGLLCFDVPEEYGGPGVDDFRFNVILSEEQQRTGLTGPGFSDHSDTIVPYISAIGNEEQKRRWLPGCVSGETITAVAMTEPGAGSDLQGIRSTAIDKGDHYLLNGSKTFISNGILSDLVIVVARTDPEAGHKGISLLVVERGMEGFERGRNLEKIGMHAADTAELSFTDVVVPKSNLLGEAGRGFTYLMQNLPRERLIVAAQGIAASEAIVEMCLEYAKSRQAFGKPIGSFQHNKFLLAEMVTEVRVARAFFDNCLRAQLDGELSSVDAAMAKWVTTELQNKLAGQGVQLHGGYGYMTEYPIAKAFLDGRVSTIYGGTTEIMKEIIGRSLGL, from the coding sequence TTGAACGCAATTTATGGGCCAGAGCACGAGGACTTCCGCAATACTGTCCGGTCGTTTTTCGAGCGCGAAGTTAAGCCTCACCACGATCAGTGGGAGAAGGACGGCGTGGTCTCCCGAGACCTGTGGACCAAAGCAGGTGAGTACGGACTTTTATGCTTCGATGTGCCCGAGGAGTACGGTGGCCCGGGTGTCGACGACTTCCGATTCAATGTGATCCTGTCTGAGGAACAGCAACGGACCGGCTTGACCGGACCAGGATTTTCCGACCATTCCGACACAATCGTTCCCTATATCAGCGCAATCGGGAATGAAGAACAGAAACGCCGGTGGTTGCCGGGCTGCGTCAGCGGTGAGACCATTACCGCTGTTGCCATGACAGAACCAGGTGCAGGCAGTGACCTGCAGGGAATCCGTTCCACGGCGATCGACAAGGGCGATCACTACCTGTTGAATGGTTCCAAGACGTTCATCAGCAACGGAATCTTGTCCGATCTCGTTATTGTGGTCGCCCGCACCGATCCGGAGGCCGGTCACAAAGGAATCAGCTTGCTTGTCGTCGAGCGCGGCATGGAGGGTTTCGAGCGCGGACGAAACCTAGAAAAAATCGGTATGCATGCTGCAGACACCGCCGAGCTCTCGTTCACCGACGTCGTTGTTCCCAAGTCCAACCTCCTAGGCGAGGCGGGTCGAGGGTTCACCTACTTGATGCAGAACCTACCGCGAGAACGGTTGATTGTTGCTGCTCAGGGAATTGCTGCATCCGAAGCGATAGTCGAGATGTGTCTGGAGTACGCCAAGTCCCGGCAGGCATTCGGTAAGCCGATCGGAAGTTTTCAGCACAACAAGTTCCTGCTCGCGGAAATGGTCACTGAAGTTCGGGTAGCACGCGCATTCTTCGATAATTGCTTGCGTGCGCAACTCGATGGCGAACTCAGCAGTGTGGATGCGGCCATGGCAAAGTGGGTGACTACCGAATTGCAGAATAAACTTGCAGGCCAGGGAGTTCAGTTGCACGGTGGCTACGGGTATATGACGGAATATCCCATTGCGAAGGCATTTCTCGATGGGCGGGTTTCAACGATATACGGTGGTACTACAGAGATAATGAAGGAAATTATCGGTAGATCGCTGGGACTGTAA
- a CDS encoding Coenzyme F420 hydrogenase/dehydrogenase, beta subunit C-terminal domain, whose protein sequence is MLGKNLLIHTQRSCTPNVERIVESGMCIGCGLCASIAGPDVLRMGPGPDGESRPWALDVVPQNVDNTIRAVCPGVRMDLETPDPSAPVNDPMWGPLHRIAAGYAVDAETRFVASSGGGISALTQHLLDTKAVDFVLHIRESIPAPLLSTRQLSYDSVEVMRGAGSRYGTSSPLADFSDVLALGEPFAVVGKPCDIAAVRNLAKIDPRVDNLVKLTISFLCGGIGAERLEHMLDKENIDRSQITGFRCRGHGCPGPTHIDLADGSSREYPFGEFWGDDEEHWGIPFRCKVCPDAVGEQADVVAFDVWSEKTPDGELPGESGFIARSKAGLDALAAAEVDRYVAIDRELTLDELSAMQSHHVRRRQGTAPRLLAVALRNGLLPRTAWRRLLRLAVGTGVRTFTDNLRGAFTRAGAKHETMARGVPPRDWSGL, encoded by the coding sequence ATGCTGGGTAAGAACCTGCTCATCCACACGCAACGGTCCTGCACACCAAATGTCGAACGGATCGTCGAAAGCGGAATGTGCATCGGATGCGGATTATGTGCAAGCATCGCCGGACCCGACGTGCTGCGGATGGGCCCAGGTCCTGACGGAGAATCCCGCCCCTGGGCTCTCGATGTCGTACCTCAGAACGTGGACAACACGATCAGAGCAGTATGCCCGGGCGTCCGGATGGACCTGGAAACACCCGACCCATCAGCCCCGGTCAACGACCCCATGTGGGGACCGCTCCACCGGATAGCAGCCGGGTACGCCGTAGACGCCGAGACCAGATTCGTTGCGTCGTCAGGCGGTGGTATCTCCGCGCTGACACAGCACCTGTTGGATACCAAGGCAGTCGACTTCGTCTTGCATATACGTGAGTCGATACCTGCTCCGCTGCTTTCGACTCGGCAACTCAGCTACGACTCAGTGGAGGTAATGAGAGGCGCCGGGTCGCGTTACGGGACATCAAGCCCCCTCGCCGATTTCAGTGACGTCCTCGCCTTGGGCGAACCTTTTGCGGTCGTCGGTAAACCGTGCGACATTGCCGCTGTACGAAATCTCGCCAAGATCGATCCCCGTGTCGACAACCTCGTCAAACTGACAATCAGCTTCCTCTGCGGCGGAATCGGCGCCGAGCGGCTCGAACACATGCTCGACAAGGAGAACATCGATCGCTCGCAGATCACTGGATTCCGGTGTCGTGGACATGGCTGCCCTGGGCCCACCCATATCGATCTCGCCGACGGATCCAGTCGCGAATACCCTTTCGGCGAGTTCTGGGGAGACGACGAGGAGCACTGGGGAATCCCGTTCCGGTGCAAAGTGTGTCCGGACGCGGTCGGTGAGCAGGCCGATGTCGTCGCCTTCGACGTGTGGTCGGAAAAGACTCCCGACGGCGAACTTCCAGGAGAGTCCGGATTCATTGCACGATCTAAAGCAGGACTCGATGCACTCGCCGCCGCCGAAGTCGATCGGTACGTTGCCATCGATCGGGAGCTGACGTTGGACGAGCTCAGTGCGATGCAATCGCACCATGTCCGTCGACGGCAGGGGACCGCCCCTCGGCTACTGGCCGTCGCACTCCGCAACGGCCTGCTCCCGCGCACCGCATGGCGCCGCCTGCTGCGGCTGGCAGTCGGTACCGGTGTCCGAACCTTCACCGACAATCTTCGAGGCGCATTCACACGGGCCGGCGCGAAACACGAGACGATGGCGCGCGGCGTTCCTCCTCGTGACTGGAGTGGCCTGTAA
- a CDS encoding Rid family hydrolase: MTKTNFYVTPGFGETMRKDMHYSQAVRVGNRVETSGQPGWDENCAFPDLLEDEIRFAFDNVERALAAAGATWPDVIAVNSYHVPESPDYIGDTHGRVMVEQFRERMGDRAPIWTEIGVPALGERRMRVEIRVTAIVDSTS, encoded by the coding sequence ATGACCAAAACGAATTTCTACGTCACGCCAGGATTCGGCGAGACCATGCGCAAGGATATGCATTACAGCCAGGCTGTGCGTGTCGGCAATCGCGTCGAGACATCCGGCCAGCCGGGATGGGACGAAAACTGTGCATTTCCGGATTTGCTCGAAGACGAGATTCGTTTCGCATTCGACAACGTCGAACGTGCCCTCGCAGCGGCCGGAGCAACCTGGCCCGATGTGATCGCAGTGAACTCTTATCACGTACCGGAGTCACCCGACTACATCGGAGATACTCACGGACGAGTAATGGTCGAACAGTTTCGCGAACGAATGGGTGATCGTGCACCGATCTGGACTGAAATCGGAGTACCGGCCCTGGGAGAGAGACGAATGCGAGTCGAAATCCGAGTCACTGCGATAGTGGACTCGACTTCGTAG
- the rimI gene encoding ribosomal protein S18-alanine N-acetyltransferase, whose protein sequence is MDPIDAERCAKLDAQLFAGDSTWSAAAFHSELEQSHTEYIVIRDNQRAVVGYAGIALLGNSFCPESEIHNIGVDPAHQGRGLGSLLLRELLSHADKHGGPVFLDARVDNHSALALYRRHGFDVIGTRTKYYQPSGTDAYTMRRASTTYTAPKGADRAVV, encoded by the coding sequence ATGGATCCCATCGATGCCGAGCGCTGCGCCAAACTCGACGCCCAACTGTTCGCAGGAGACAGCACGTGGAGCGCGGCGGCGTTTCACTCCGAGCTCGAGCAATCGCACACCGAGTACATCGTGATCCGGGACAACCAGCGCGCCGTGGTTGGATACGCAGGAATAGCGTTGCTAGGCAACTCATTCTGTCCCGAATCCGAAATACACAACATCGGTGTAGATCCGGCGCACCAGGGGCGTGGCCTTGGTTCACTACTGTTACGCGAGCTACTAAGTCACGCAGACAAACACGGAGGGCCGGTGTTCTTGGACGCGCGAGTCGACAACCATTCAGCTCTCGCGCTCTACCGCAGGCACGGATTCGACGTCATTGGCACCCGGACCAAGTATTACCAGCCCAGTGGAACCGATGCGTACACCATGCGCCGAGCCTCCACAACATACACAGCGCCAAAGGGCGCCGACCGCGCCGTCGTCTGA
- a CDS encoding CaiB/BaiF CoA-transferase family protein — MTNSDPHSGAATPGSRLPLDGVRVLDLSSNAPGPFCTMVLADLGADIVVVDRPPVASELGAQVSIPNAQVDGLARPHFDAFARNKRRIGVNIKKDGGADIIRSLAARSDVVLIEMRPGKAEAAGIGYSDLSALNRGLIYCSITGFGQNGPYRNRPGHDVNYLGYSGALSLFARRDAVPPPPPNMIADYGAAGLLAATSILAALQARHVTGEGQFVDISMLDATTYLLAEWMSTTFDPMGDPTVLADYPPYDVYTCGDGRLITVGCVEPRFWTTLCEVIERPELVALAGDVTRRTELRTELQRTFERKTVTEWLDLLDPHDLPVGAVNSLDELEDDPQIQARDMVTTLSSEHGPVRQVGIGPKLSATPGSIRRLGVPLGADSDEILDELGYSAATVGQLRGAGTVFG, encoded by the coding sequence ATGACCAATTCTGATCCGCACAGCGGTGCCGCCACACCTGGCTCTCGCTTGCCGTTGGACGGTGTGCGCGTGCTGGATTTGTCGAGCAACGCCCCGGGACCATTCTGCACAATGGTGCTCGCCGATCTCGGCGCGGACATCGTCGTCGTCGACCGCCCACCAGTGGCATCCGAGCTCGGCGCACAAGTGTCCATCCCGAACGCCCAGGTCGACGGGCTCGCTAGGCCTCACTTCGATGCATTTGCTCGGAACAAGCGACGGATCGGGGTCAATATCAAAAAAGATGGCGGCGCCGATATCATCCGATCTCTGGCAGCTCGCTCCGACGTGGTTCTGATCGAGATGCGGCCAGGGAAAGCAGAGGCAGCCGGTATCGGGTATTCCGATCTCAGTGCACTCAACCGCGGACTGATCTACTGCTCCATCACGGGGTTCGGGCAGAACGGGCCTTACCGCAACAGACCCGGACACGACGTGAACTATCTCGGGTATTCCGGCGCGTTGTCGCTCTTCGCGCGACGAGACGCGGTCCCGCCGCCCCCGCCGAACATGATCGCAGACTACGGCGCTGCCGGGCTGCTCGCTGCGACATCGATTCTCGCGGCACTACAGGCTCGACATGTGACAGGTGAGGGACAGTTCGTCGATATCTCGATGCTCGATGCGACCACTTACCTACTCGCGGAATGGATGTCGACCACTTTCGACCCGATGGGCGATCCCACCGTGCTCGCCGACTATCCGCCCTACGACGTTTACACCTGTGGCGATGGACGTCTAATCACCGTCGGCTGCGTGGAGCCGCGATTTTGGACCACGCTGTGCGAGGTCATCGAACGGCCGGAACTCGTTGCTTTGGCCGGTGATGTCACCAGACGCACCGAACTACGTACCGAGCTTCAACGCACCTTCGAACGCAAGACGGTCACCGAGTGGCTCGATCTCCTCGATCCTCATGATCTACCTGTCGGAGCAGTCAATTCTCTCGACGAACTCGAAGACGACCCCCAGATCCAGGCCCGCGACATGGTCACAACCCTCTCTTCCGAACACGGACCCGTCCGTCAAGTCGGCATCGGACCGAAGCTCTCGGCCACTCCCGGAAGCATCCGCCGGCTCGGCGTCCCTCTCGGAGCTGACAGCGATGAAATCCTTGATGAACTGGGATACTCAGCTGCCACAGTCGGACAACTTCGCGGTGCGGGTACGGTCTTCGGGTAA
- a CDS encoding GntR family transcriptional regulator — translation MVAPTSEVSEIVRISLAAQPELLERTSTAGRVATAVRNTIIDGTFPPGTRLSEPEICKVHGASRNTVRESFRVLEKDRLVDHKLNRGVFVRMPTLEDIADLYQCRRVIECAAVRTLRRSERDITPIVEALQSAVAMRDAQNWAGVGTADVHFHRAVVALARSRRVTELMEGAWAELRLVFLAMGDPQSFHQPYLERNRQIAEALIVNNDDRAERLLLSYLDDAEHEISTMYRRHVTTT, via the coding sequence GTGGTTGCTCCCACGTCCGAAGTATCCGAGATCGTTCGCATCAGCCTCGCTGCGCAGCCTGAGTTGCTCGAACGCACAAGCACGGCTGGGCGAGTGGCAACAGCAGTACGCAATACCATCATCGATGGGACCTTCCCTCCCGGCACACGGCTGTCCGAACCTGAGATCTGCAAAGTGCACGGAGCCTCGAGAAACACTGTTCGTGAATCCTTCAGAGTTCTGGAAAAAGATCGACTCGTCGATCACAAACTCAACCGTGGAGTATTCGTCCGGATGCCTACACTCGAGGACATCGCAGACCTCTACCAGTGCAGGCGTGTAATCGAGTGCGCTGCCGTCCGGACGCTTCGCCGGTCCGAACGCGACATCACCCCCATCGTGGAAGCGCTCCAGTCAGCGGTAGCGATGCGCGACGCCCAGAACTGGGCAGGGGTCGGAACCGCAGATGTTCACTTCCACCGCGCGGTTGTTGCACTGGCTCGGAGTCGTCGCGTGACCGAATTGATGGAAGGCGCTTGGGCAGAACTGCGCTTGGTGTTCCTGGCCATGGGGGATCCACAGTCCTTTCACCAGCCCTACTTGGAGCGAAACAGACAAATCGCCGAGGCGCTCATCGTTAACAACGACGACAGGGCGGAACGACTACTGCTGAGCTACCTCGACGACGCAGAGCACGAGATCAGCACCATGTACAGGCGTCACGTAACAACGACCTGA
- a CDS encoding amino acid ABC transporter ATP-binding protein: protein MSSATPLMIGRKVEKSFGTVKVLRSVDIEVHRGEVVCLLGPSGSGKSTLLRCINHLETIDGGLLEVDGHFIGYRREGSHLHELSNKMTAQQRAGIGMVFQRFNLFPHMTALENVALGPKVVLGQKTSEARQLAAELLDRVGLGHKVDAYPSHLSGGQQQRVAIARALAMKPKLMLFDEPTSALDPELVGEVLEVMRDLARSGMTMIVVTHEMSFARSVADRVVFMDGGYIVEEGSPDQVLGAPQHERTKAFLNAVN, encoded by the coding sequence ATGAGTTCTGCAACCCCACTGATGATCGGCCGCAAGGTCGAGAAGAGTTTTGGCACAGTCAAGGTCCTGCGCAGTGTCGACATAGAGGTTCACCGCGGTGAAGTGGTCTGCTTGCTGGGTCCATCCGGATCCGGGAAGAGCACGCTACTGCGCTGCATCAATCACCTGGAGACCATAGACGGGGGGCTGCTCGAGGTAGACGGGCATTTCATCGGATACCGACGTGAGGGCTCTCATCTGCACGAATTGTCGAACAAGATGACAGCTCAACAGCGTGCTGGTATCGGCATGGTCTTCCAGCGCTTCAATCTGTTTCCCCACATGACCGCTCTGGAAAACGTTGCGTTGGGGCCCAAAGTTGTTCTGGGGCAGAAAACCTCCGAAGCGCGGCAACTCGCCGCCGAACTTCTCGACCGAGTCGGTCTAGGTCATAAGGTGGATGCATATCCCAGCCACCTCTCCGGCGGACAACAGCAGCGTGTGGCAATCGCTCGCGCTCTGGCCATGAAACCGAAGCTGATGCTCTTCGACGAGCCAACGTCCGCGCTCGATCCCGAACTCGTCGGTGAAGTCCTCGAGGTGATGAGAGATCTCGCTCGGTCCGGTATGACGATGATCGTAGTCACGCACGAGATGTCATTCGCACGCAGTGTCGCGGACCGCGTCGTCTTCATGGATGGTGGCTACATCGTCGAGGAAGGTTCTCCGGACCAGGTACTGGGTGCGCCGCAGCACGAACGCACGAAAGCTTTTCTGAATGCGGTCAATTGA
- a CDS encoding transporter substrate-binding domain-containing protein: protein MSNPLNTVNSRRLASGLMLVALLVTTSACSSGSNSGSETASSASGGTETLTVGTDPTYPPYQYIENNEFVGLELDTARAIGKAIGKEVKFENIKYTAGITALQANRFDVFMAGGTVDSPGRREQVTLIDEYDTSPGLMVKKGNPEGLGTKASLCGHPISVFAASEFENTLKAISEQCGNNPVKIISLSDANGPYDAVRTGRSDAYFGNLIQASYQAPKFECDSVKVTDGDPYVGAFMVKKDNIALAQELAAGLQQIIDSGEYADIAAKYNVPESELIKTVTINGGDIPVGS from the coding sequence ATGTCGAACCCCCTTAACACCGTCAATAGCCGCCGACTGGCATCTGGTCTGATGCTCGTTGCGCTTCTGGTCACGACCTCCGCCTGTAGCTCCGGATCTAACTCGGGTTCCGAGACCGCATCCTCGGCGTCGGGTGGGACCGAAACCCTCACAGTCGGAACCGATCCGACTTACCCGCCTTATCAGTACATCGAGAACAACGAATTCGTGGGACTCGAGCTCGATACCGCACGCGCCATCGGCAAAGCGATCGGCAAGGAGGTCAAGTTCGAGAACATCAAGTACACCGCTGGCATTACCGCGTTGCAGGCCAATCGATTTGACGTTTTCATGGCTGGTGGAACCGTCGACAGCCCTGGCCGCCGCGAACAGGTAACCCTCATCGACGAGTACGACACTTCACCTGGGCTGATGGTCAAAAAGGGAAACCCCGAGGGGCTCGGCACCAAGGCGAGCCTGTGCGGGCATCCGATCTCGGTATTCGCAGCATCGGAGTTCGAGAACACGTTGAAAGCCATCAGCGAGCAGTGCGGGAATAACCCCGTTAAGATTATCTCGCTCTCGGACGCCAATGGCCCCTACGATGCAGTACGTACCGGTCGCTCCGACGCGTACTTCGGAAACCTCATCCAGGCCAGCTATCAAGCACCGAAGTTTGAGTGTGACTCGGTGAAGGTGACCGACGGTGATCCCTACGTAGGCGCGTTCATGGTCAAGAAAGACAACATTGCACTCGCGCAGGAGCTCGCAGCAGGATTGCAGCAGATCATCGATTCGGGTGAATATGCGGACATTGCAGCGAAATACAATGTCCCGGAATCCGAATTGATCAAGACCGTCACCATTAACGGCGGAGACATCCCGGTGGGTAGCTGA
- a CDS encoding GntR family transcriptional regulator, which translates to MVKPSVAAATRRPRDLGRQAASELLVAELKNEILDGSLRPGQSLREVDLCEQFGVARNTVREALRLLTRDGLGTHEVHRGVTVRMVSPAEVLDIFEFRALIEESVARRAGTLTSEEIERLEAALSDSEHAFSQGDSKSGTNGNLAFHRELVSLIGNTRIDNTFVQLLTETRLIHASMEERAGGHWIKRNRELLGNLVAGQGEAFRANLAEYINIAVEEATGSLPRQ; encoded by the coding sequence GTGGTGAAACCTTCCGTTGCTGCGGCGACACGTAGACCGCGGGATCTTGGACGGCAAGCGGCGTCCGAGCTCTTGGTGGCTGAACTAAAGAATGAAATCCTCGATGGCAGTTTGCGTCCCGGACAGTCGTTGCGCGAGGTTGATCTGTGTGAACAGTTCGGCGTTGCGCGTAACACAGTGCGGGAAGCATTGCGACTGCTGACCAGGGACGGACTCGGTACCCACGAAGTGCATCGTGGTGTGACTGTTCGAATGGTTTCCCCGGCCGAGGTGCTAGACATTTTCGAATTCAGGGCGTTGATCGAGGAGTCGGTTGCTCGGCGGGCAGGGACTTTGACCTCTGAGGAGATCGAGCGCTTGGAGGCCGCGCTCAGTGACAGTGAGCACGCCTTCTCACAGGGGGACAGCAAGTCCGGTACCAACGGCAACCTCGCATTCCATCGCGAACTTGTGTCGTTGATCGGCAATACTCGTATCGACAACACGTTCGTGCAGTTGTTGACCGAAACTCGGCTCATCCACGCGAGCATGGAAGAGCGAGCCGGCGGTCACTGGATCAAGCGCAACCGCGAACTGCTCGGCAATCTCGTGGCTGGCCAAGGCGAGGCCTTCCGCGCCAACCTCGCCGAATACATCAACATTGCAGTCGAAGAAGCCACGGGATCCCTACCCCGCCAATAA
- a CDS encoding amino acid ABC transporter permease produces MKHQLATLPPDTSGEHDARSLSDSEVSALTVTPRRHYGRWAIGILLLAVTAALLRSLLNNENIDKAVIVDYLFSSEILQGLENTLIITVLAMSIAMVLGTVVAAMRTSSNPLARWLAWAFAFAFRSTPVLVQLFFWFNLALIFPEITLGIPGTNFNLGQWDTNVIMTPLVAAVIGLGLSESAYYSEVVRSGLISVDPGQREAAQAIGMSGLQTFRKIVLPQTIRVILPPTGNQLIAMLKYSSLASVIGFTDLAGTAAQIYSVNLKNVELLIVISFWYFVATSILSIGQYVLERRYGKGYGSSVQAPSFGSRLWSNLKFRSSHS; encoded by the coding sequence ATGAAACATCAACTAGCCACCCTCCCGCCGGACACCTCCGGGGAGCATGATGCCCGCAGTCTGAGCGACTCGGAAGTGTCTGCGCTGACAGTCACTCCGCGACGACACTACGGACGCTGGGCAATCGGCATTCTGCTACTTGCCGTCACTGCAGCATTACTTCGCAGCCTGCTCAACAACGAGAACATCGACAAGGCAGTCATTGTCGACTACCTGTTCAGTTCGGAGATTCTCCAAGGTCTCGAAAACACGCTGATCATCACCGTGCTGGCGATGTCGATTGCGATGGTCCTCGGAACTGTTGTCGCAGCCATGCGGACTTCGAGCAATCCCCTGGCTCGATGGTTGGCTTGGGCATTCGCATTTGCTTTCCGCAGCACACCGGTTCTGGTTCAGTTGTTCTTCTGGTTCAACCTCGCTCTGATATTCCCGGAGATCACGTTGGGTATCCCGGGGACCAACTTCAATCTGGGCCAATGGGATACCAACGTGATCATGACGCCCCTCGTTGCGGCGGTGATCGGTCTCGGATTGTCCGAAAGTGCCTACTATTCGGAGGTAGTGCGAAGTGGGTTGATCAGCGTCGACCCCGGTCAGCGGGAAGCCGCTCAGGCGATCGGGATGTCCGGTTTGCAAACCTTCCGGAAAATCGTTCTACCGCAAACAATCCGAGTTATCCTGCCGCCTACCGGGAACCAACTCATTGCCATGCTCAAGTATTCGTCATTGGCATCGGTGATCGGCTTCACCGATCTCGCCGGTACCGCAGCGCAAATCTATTCCGTCAATCTCAAGAACGTCGAACTACTGATCGTCATCAGCTTCTGGTACTTCGTTGCGACGAGCATCCTGTCGATCGGTCAATACGTGCTGGAACGCCGATATGGCAAGGGATACGGAAGTTCGGTTCAAGCCCCGAGCTTCGGCTCCCGTCTATGGTCGAATCTCAAGTTCAGGAGTAGCCACTCATGA
- a CDS encoding DMT family transporter, with protein MTIRSDRPVPPWTLAVAAMISVQLGAALSVGLVESVGPGGAAWMRLMAGAGMFIAFFRPRLSSVRRQDLPGLIGLGVATGLTSIALLAAIERIPLGSAIAIQFLGPLTVAAVRAHSKRAIAWPLLALMGVVLVTQPWQNTIDFAGVVFAAFAGLGWGIYIVLTQHVGGRFDGIRGLSFTIPIAAITAAAFGIPQAAGSITLPGIAAALGLAALVPVIPCALDLIVLRRMKPTAFGTLMALEPAIALVLGLLILNQVPKTMQLIGILIVVVAAVGAQGEGESHLAA; from the coding sequence ATGACGATACGATCTGATCGTCCGGTTCCGCCGTGGACCTTGGCCGTCGCCGCTATGATTTCAGTCCAACTCGGCGCTGCCCTCTCTGTTGGCCTCGTCGAGTCGGTCGGCCCCGGAGGGGCAGCATGGATGAGGCTCATGGCCGGCGCCGGCATGTTCATAGCGTTCTTTCGCCCAAGATTGAGTTCGGTCCGTAGACAGGATCTACCAGGTCTGATAGGTCTCGGTGTCGCAACCGGGCTCACAAGCATTGCGCTCCTTGCTGCCATCGAACGCATCCCGCTTGGCTCAGCGATAGCCATACAGTTTCTCGGGCCGCTTACCGTCGCCGCGGTTCGGGCTCATAGCAAGCGCGCGATTGCGTGGCCGTTGTTGGCGCTGATGGGTGTTGTACTGGTGACTCAACCCTGGCAGAACACCATCGACTTTGCGGGAGTAGTCTTCGCAGCCTTCGCCGGTCTAGGGTGGGGAATCTACATCGTGTTGACCCAACACGTGGGAGGCCGATTCGACGGGATTCGAGGTCTGTCGTTCACGATTCCGATTGCCGCGATCACCGCAGCCGCGTTCGGAATTCCACAGGCAGCAGGATCGATCACTCTTCCGGGAATAGCTGCAGCCCTAGGACTCGCAGCATTGGTTCCGGTGATCCCGTGCGCGCTCGATCTCATCGTCCTCCGCCGTATGAAACCGACGGCCTTCGGAACTCTGATGGCACTCGAGCCCGCCATAGCCCTCGTTCTAGGGCTGCTGATCCTCAACCAAGTTCCCAAGACCATGCAGTTAATTGGAATCTTGATAGTTGTGGTCGCGGCCGTCGGCGCGCAGGGCGAAGGCGAAAGCCACCTGGCAGCATAG